A window from Streptomyces sp. NBC_00271 encodes these proteins:
- a CDS encoding transposase codes for MPEWLDAVRQDDLPGLHTLAAGIDRDRDAVVAGLPLPWRSGVVEGHVNRIKMLKRQMFGSTGFNLLRKRVLLA; via the coding sequence CTGCCCGAGTGGCTCGATGCCGTCCGCCAAGATGACCTGCCCGGTCTCCACACCCTCGCTGCGGGCATCGACCGCGACCGTGACGCCGTCGTCGCCGGCCTCCCCCTGCCCTGGAGGTCCGGAGTCGTGGAAGGGCACGTCAACCGCATCAAGATGCTCAAGCGCCAGATGTTCGGCAGCACCGGCTTCAACCTCCTCCGGAAGCGCGTTCTCTTGGCGTGA